The following proteins come from a genomic window of Phnomibacter ginsenosidimutans:
- a CDS encoding phage integrase SAM-like domain and Arm DNA-binding domain-containing protein, protein MSHSAATTAIFIDQYHPRANGTCAVSIRITHDRKKKYYPTPFALTPDDYKKVMGEKPREPYKGIRLKLNELEQKAARVIAELPLFTWAAFEKAYLQNRAAKDALDTAFQDYADELRAAGRIGTAVSYECAKKSLAAYSPNARFADVTPQFLHNYEKWMAKEGNSITTVGIYLRSLRTIFNNAIAEGLLSKDLYPFGKRRYEIPTKQKREEGTHHR, encoded by the coding sequence ATGTCTCATTCCGCTGCCACCACCGCCATTTTCATTGACCAGTATCACCCAAGAGCAAACGGTACCTGTGCGGTTTCCATCCGCATCACCCACGACCGGAAGAAGAAGTATTACCCAACACCGTTCGCCCTTACTCCTGATGACTACAAAAAGGTGATGGGTGAGAAACCCCGGGAACCCTACAAAGGCATACGGCTGAAGTTGAACGAGCTGGAACAGAAAGCCGCCAGAGTTATCGCCGAGCTTCCCCTTTTCACCTGGGCTGCTTTTGAAAAAGCGTATTTGCAAAACCGTGCTGCAAAAGATGCCCTGGACACAGCATTCCAGGACTACGCAGATGAGCTGCGGGCTGCCGGCCGTATTGGTACAGCTGTGTCCTATGAATGCGCCAAGAAAAGCCTGGCTGCCTATTCGCCAAATGCGAGGTTTGCCGACGTAACCCCTCAGTTCCTCCATAACTATGAGAAGTGGATGGCGAAGGAAGGAAACAGCATCACCACCGTAGGCATTTACCTCCGCTCCCTGCGGACCATCTTCAATAATGCCATTGCTGAGGGCTTGCTTTCCAAAGACCTCTATCCGTTCGGAAAGCGGCGCTACGAAATCCCAACCAAGCAAAAACGTGAAGAAGGCACTCACCATCGATGA
- a CDS encoding GNAT family N-acetyltransferase yields the protein MLQLGNTLANPVWHALGTVQQHLNAGSQQLRFFAPDVAPFAGMENWDAAALHHFEINIPTQRRMYLMQETPVIIPPSLQVHFTVPLYQMICVEFQPAFQEHALEPLTEVHIPQMLELTALTKPGPFVAQTIQFGGYVGVFDGDQLIAMGGERLKVPGYTEVSAICTHPEYRGRQLARHILSHVSQQIIHRGEVPFLHSLTTNEPALKVYQQLGYRLNRNIFFAIVEKQTT from the coding sequence ATGCTTCAACTTGGTAATACGTTGGCCAACCCCGTTTGGCATGCTCTCGGCACTGTGCAGCAGCACCTGAATGCCGGTAGCCAACAGCTTCGGTTTTTTGCACCAGATGTAGCCCCGTTTGCAGGTATGGAAAACTGGGATGCAGCAGCACTGCATCATTTTGAAATAAACATTCCCACACAGCGGCGCATGTACCTCATGCAAGAAACGCCAGTCATCATTCCTCCTTCTTTACAGGTTCATTTTACGGTGCCTTTGTACCAGATGATTTGTGTGGAATTTCAACCTGCCTTTCAAGAACACGCATTGGAACCACTTACCGAGGTGCACATACCACAAATGCTGGAACTAACGGCCCTCACCAAGCCGGGTCCTTTTGTTGCGCAAACCATACAGTTTGGCGGATATGTTGGTGTGTTTGACGGGGACCAACTCATAGCCATGGGCGGCGAAAGATTGAAAGTACCGGGCTACACAGAAGTGAGTGCCATTTGCACCCATCCCGAATATCGTGGCAGGCAACTGGCCAGGCATATTTTATCACATGTCAGTCAACAAATTATTCATCGTGGTGAGGTGCCATTTTTGCACAGCCTTACTACCAACGAACCAGCACTCAAAGTGTATCAGCAACTCGGCTACCGCCTCAACAGAAATATCTTTTTTGCAATTGTAGAAAAACAGACCACCTAA
- a CDS encoding carboxypeptidase-like regulatory domain-containing protein, which yields MANGAVINNELWIDVNANGFIDPGTDFMFVGFPQRDGVPGGDQGPGDDDATANGTLTSTIAGMYFPVSYYVFKVTSGSESVTSTYQETALMKPTYSVSGRVTQDGLGKANVAVSLQTQNNGEFYALTNSTGYYTITTNLTAGTNVNLRIPIDAFNSQLNGLIATPNDAQYVLNGNLYNVNFTLRAGKIITGRVTNALNNPIPNMDVQIYPNGGGNGYDGLTDGDGRYYISVDTGTYVVRFGSNENTQGYIQTYYNQKYIGWMTDLVQVTLGADTIRNINAVLYRGGVITGTFIKDGVPARGNIVVFDYNNPTTPLYETWHDNNNAIYYLTVPPGNYSVQFNLENGQGQAYYNQSLFSPGTAVTVQSIYDTARNINVNFSTLPKMYTFTGWGDWNNPGNWQNNQLPPSTLPTGDYIVIQNGECTLSGSQTISSGAFLVIRNGSTLKVNGSLIRQ from the coding sequence TTGGCTAACGGCGCTGTAATAAACAACGAATTATGGATTGATGTCAACGCCAACGGCTTTATTGATCCTGGTACAGATTTTATGTTTGTTGGTTTTCCGCAGCGGGATGGTGTACCCGGTGGCGACCAGGGCCCGGGCGATGATGATGCTACCGCAAATGGTACCTTAACTTCTACCATTGCAGGCATGTACTTCCCTGTGTCTTATTATGTATTCAAAGTAACGTCTGGCTCCGAATCAGTTACTTCTACTTATCAGGAAACAGCACTCATGAAGCCCACATATAGTGTAAGTGGTAGAGTAACGCAAGATGGATTAGGGAAAGCCAATGTAGCCGTGTCTTTACAGACACAAAACAATGGAGAGTTTTATGCATTGACCAACTCGACGGGGTATTATACCATTACCACCAATCTAACGGCTGGTACCAATGTCAATTTACGTATTCCCATAGATGCGTTCAACAGCCAGTTAAATGGATTGATAGCCACACCAAACGATGCGCAGTACGTTCTCAACGGTAATTTGTACAACGTCAATTTTACCCTGCGGGCTGGTAAAATCATTACGGGTAGAGTAACGAATGCATTAAACAATCCGATACCAAATATGGATGTGCAAATTTACCCGAATGGTGGCGGCAATGGCTATGATGGCTTAACTGATGGCGATGGTCGGTATTACATCAGTGTAGATACTGGTACTTATGTAGTACGGTTTGGTAGCAACGAAAATACTCAGGGATATATTCAAACCTATTACAATCAAAAGTACATTGGCTGGATGACCGATTTGGTTCAGGTTACGTTGGGCGCAGATACCATCAGAAACATAAATGCAGTGTTGTACAGAGGTGGTGTTATTACAGGTACTTTTATCAAAGATGGTGTGCCTGCAAGAGGCAACATTGTTGTATTTGATTACAACAATCCTACAACTCCGCTTTATGAAACTTGGCATGACAATAACAATGCCATTTATTATCTTACAGTACCGCCAGGCAACTATAGTGTGCAATTCAATTTGGAAAATGGACAAGGACAAGCCTATTATAATCAGTCGCTGTTTTCTCCTGGCACAGCTGTAACGGTACAATCGATTTACGACACTGCCCGCAACATCAATGTGAACTTTTCTACCCTGCCCAAGATGTACACATTTACTGGTTGGGGAGATTGGAACAATCCGGGCAACTGGCAAAACAATCAGCTGCCACCTTCAACTTTGCCTACAGGCGATTATATCGTCATTCAAAATGGAGAGTGCACTTTAAGTGGTTCGCAAACCATTTCTTCAGGTGCGTTTTTGGTCATCCGCAATGGCTCAACCTTAAAAGTGAATGGAAGCTTGATACGACAATAG
- a CDS encoding PPC domain-containing DNA-binding protein — MLQIHPFRLKPGEDLRAGIEAYVQQHQLKAAFVMTCVGSLTQYHLRMADQSKGEKKNGHFEIVSLVGTCSIHGSHLHLSISNEAGITTGGHLLHECHVYTTAEIVLGESTEHVFVRENDGTTAWEELQVKKRQ, encoded by the coding sequence ATGTTACAAATTCACCCCTTTCGATTGAAGCCCGGCGAAGACCTTCGGGCCGGCATTGAAGCATATGTGCAGCAGCATCAACTGAAGGCTGCCTTTGTGATGACCTGTGTAGGCAGTCTTACCCAGTATCATCTACGCATGGCCGATCAATCGAAGGGCGAAAAGAAGAACGGACATTTTGAAATTGTAAGTCTTGTGGGTACTTGCAGCATACATGGTTCGCATTTACACCTCAGCATCAGCAATGAAGCGGGCATTACTACCGGTGGGCATTTGCTGCATGAATGCCACGTGTATACCACGGCCGAAATAGTGCTGGGTGAAAGTACCGAACACGTATTTGTGCGGGAAAACGATGGCACTACTGCGTGGGAGGAACTGCAGGTGAAAAAAAGACAATAA
- a CDS encoding SGNH/GDSL hydrolase family protein gives MKRIVALFALLAMMISWLPVQKKKVVFFGDSITQMGVNNGGYIWRMQQMLEQKKLSSQYELIGAGIGGNKVYDLYLRMESDVLDKNPDIVFIYIGVNDIWHKATSQTGTDFDKFGKFYTAIINKLKAKNIEVILVTPAGIGELKGNANPQDADLNKYSDAIRQLANTHQLKLVDLRAFWQSYNEANNPNNQEKGQLSYDRVHLNDTGNQLVAEAMLKALGL, from the coding sequence ATGAAACGCATTGTTGCTTTATTTGCCCTGCTTGCTATGATGATTAGCTGGCTGCCCGTACAAAAAAAGAAAGTTGTTTTTTTCGGTGATTCCATTACGCAAATGGGTGTAAACAATGGTGGCTATATATGGCGCATGCAGCAAATGCTGGAGCAGAAAAAACTGAGCAGCCAGTATGAATTGATTGGTGCCGGCATTGGCGGCAACAAAGTGTACGACCTGTACCTGCGCATGGAATCCGATGTGCTTGATAAAAATCCCGACATCGTTTTCATTTACATTGGCGTGAATGATATATGGCACAAAGCCACCAGCCAAACCGGCACTGACTTTGATAAGTTTGGCAAGTTTTATACCGCCATCATCAACAAGCTGAAGGCCAAAAACATTGAAGTAATTCTGGTGACGCCGGCAGGCATTGGTGAGCTCAAAGGCAATGCCAATCCACAGGATGCCGATTTGAACAAATACTCAGATGCCATTCGTCAACTGGCAAATACCCATCAATTGAAGCTGGTAGACCTTCGTGCATTTTGGCAATCATACAACGAAGCCAACAACCCCAACAATCAGGAAAAAGGCCAGCTCAGCTACGACCGTGTACACCTGAATGACACGGGTAACCAGCTGGTTGCCGAAGCCATGCTGAAAGCATTGGGTTTGTAA
- a CDS encoding SRPBCC domain-containing protein — MMVKAQIIIERSSTEVLLAFLHTQHTQAWWYGCHTFADVAAGYISWQWRHEDGRFQYISSGEIQQYEPGLFLQLRNMWQYDFEKANPLGPVDLLIECTPQSGHTLLHIHHGPFAANTAEWQAYAAAVETGWQQVLPQLKQYLERATV, encoded by the coding sequence ATGATGGTAAAGGCGCAAATCATTATTGAAAGAAGCAGCACCGAAGTATTGCTGGCATTTTTACATACCCAACATACACAAGCCTGGTGGTATGGGTGTCACACTTTTGCTGATGTTGCAGCCGGCTATATCAGCTGGCAATGGCGGCATGAGGATGGGCGTTTTCAATACATCAGTAGTGGCGAAATTCAACAGTATGAACCGGGTTTGTTTTTGCAATTGCGTAATATGTGGCAATACGATTTTGAAAAAGCAAACCCATTAGGCCCGGTGGATTTACTGATAGAATGTACACCACAATCGGGCCATACATTACTGCACATTCATCATGGTCCGTTTGCTGCAAACACTGCCGAATGGCAAGCCTACGCCGCAGCTGTTGAAACCGGCTGGCAGCAAGTATTACCGCAGCTAAAACAATACCTGGAAAGGGCTACAGTTTAG
- a CDS encoding lipopolysaccharide biosynthesis protein has product MGSVKKLAGQTLWYGVPTIATRFLGYLLSIFLFRWYGPTQTADITQVYALIPFLNILFTYGLETAYFRFVQHTEEKRLFNTLSVSIISSTIVFSIMLLLFTEPLARFTSLETKPEYFRWMVYILFFDTLSAIPFARLRHQERPRKYAFVKVMNISLTVLLSFYFLRFCPLRYAQDPNDSLLLFYNPSFGIGYYIVANAIASAISLLLLWEEWKALRIEFDAKLWKQVMLYAYPLIIVGFGGMINEMLSRLVYSHVLDLPIEEEKRQLGIFGASYKVAVLITMFIQVFKMAAEPFFFKQSTGDNAARTYARVMKFFVMACSLMWLGIALGLPLITRIAYGENFAAYNEGSAIIPILAMASVFLGIYYNLSIWYKLTNKTWTGAWITLGGALVTVLLNVWWIPLFGYTGSAWATFICYAAMMLVSYRMGQRYYPVPYAWKKYAAYLLIAVGLYVLQNWGINPFISSLWGKGLIAAALFAGYAVFMAKVEKKELVKLPLIGRFVAKL; this is encoded by the coding sequence TTGGGTAGTGTAAAAAAATTAGCCGGACAAACTTTATGGTATGGGGTTCCCACCATTGCTACCCGATTCTTGGGCTATCTCTTGTCCATCTTTTTGTTCCGATGGTATGGGCCTACACAAACAGCTGATATCACACAGGTGTATGCCCTCATTCCGTTTCTCAACATCCTGTTTACCTACGGATTGGAAACTGCGTACTTCCGATTTGTGCAGCATACCGAAGAAAAACGCTTGTTCAATACATTGAGCGTTTCCATCATTAGCAGCACCATTGTGTTTTCCATTATGCTGCTGTTGTTTACCGAGCCCTTGGCCCGCTTCACTTCGCTGGAAACAAAGCCCGAGTACTTCCGGTGGATGGTGTACATCCTGTTTTTCGATACACTCTCTGCCATTCCTTTTGCAAGGCTGCGTCACCAGGAGCGGCCCCGCAAGTATGCGTTTGTAAAAGTGATGAACATCAGCCTCACGGTGTTGCTGAGTTTTTATTTCCTGCGGTTTTGTCCGCTGCGCTATGCACAAGACCCCAACGATTCATTGCTCTTGTTTTACAACCCCTCCTTTGGTATTGGCTATTACATTGTGGCCAATGCCATCGCCAGTGCCATTTCACTCCTGCTGCTGTGGGAAGAATGGAAGGCGCTGCGCATTGAGTTTGATGCGAAACTCTGGAAGCAGGTAATGCTGTACGCTTATCCTCTGATTATTGTGGGCTTTGGCGGCATGATCAATGAAATGCTGAGCCGGTTGGTGTACAGTCATGTGCTCGATTTACCTATTGAAGAAGAAAAAAGACAACTCGGCATTTTTGGTGCCAGCTACAAAGTGGCCGTGCTCATCACCATGTTTATTCAGGTGTTTAAAATGGCGGCCGAACCTTTCTTTTTCAAACAAAGTACCGGCGATAACGCAGCACGTACTTATGCCCGGGTAATGAAGTTTTTTGTAATGGCCTGCAGCCTCATGTGGCTGGGCATTGCATTGGGTTTGCCACTCATTACACGCATCGCCTACGGCGAAAACTTTGCCGCCTACAACGAAGGCTCGGCCATCATTCCCATATTGGCCATGGCCAGTGTGTTCCTCGGCATTTATTACAACCTCAGTATTTGGTACAAACTCACCAACAAAACCTGGACCGGTGCATGGATTACATTGGGCGGTGCTTTGGTAACGGTGTTGCTCAACGTGTGGTGGATTCCGCTGTTTGGCTACACCGGTAGTGCGTGGGCAACTTTTATTTGCTACGCCGCCATGATGCTGGTCAGCTACCGCATGGGGCAGCGGTATTATCCTGTGCCCTATGCCTGGAAAAAATACGCTGCCTATTTGTTGATTGCTGTTGGTTTGTATGTATTGCAAAACTGGGGCATTAACCCATTCATCTCTTCACTATGGGGCAAAGGATTGATAGCTGCTGCGCTGTTTGCGGGCTATGCGGTTTTCATGGCCAAAGTAGAAAAGAAAGAGTTGGTGAAGCTGCCGCTGATTGGCCGCTTTGTGGCTAAACTGTAG
- a CDS encoding cytochrome-c peroxidase, with protein sequence MGLLLLAGCKKNDPNAVKPVTPVSFTQPAGWPQPVYNFADNPLTEQGIALGKKLFYDGRLSKDGQFPCASCHQQDAAFGTFAHDLSHGFNNSHTLRNAPPLQNLAWYSEFHHDGGITHLDLQPLAPITNPVEMAETIDNVLNKLRADAVYRSMFTAAFGSEEINTKRMTQALSQFMLTMVSANSKYDKVMRGEATFNLPESLGYDIFKQKCASCHKEPLFTDLSYRNTGIPMDAVLQDKGRMRITQNPADSLKFRVPSLRNIMVSSYYGHDGRFFDVYQVLEHYNSGIINGPTTDPLVKNKIPLSNFEKGQLVAFLSALTDSAFLKNKKLAQP encoded by the coding sequence ATGGGGCTGTTGCTACTGGCAGGTTGTAAAAAAAACGATCCCAATGCCGTGAAGCCAGTAACGCCTGTCAGCTTTACGCAACCGGCGGGCTGGCCACAACCTGTGTACAATTTTGCCGACAATCCACTCACAGAGCAAGGTATTGCACTTGGTAAAAAATTGTTTTACGATGGCCGCCTCAGCAAAGACGGACAGTTTCCCTGCGCCAGTTGCCACCAGCAAGATGCAGCTTTTGGCACTTTTGCCCACGACCTGAGCCATGGCTTCAACAACAGCCATACGCTCCGCAATGCGCCACCCTTGCAAAACCTGGCCTGGTACAGCGAGTTTCATCATGATGGTGGCATTACCCACCTCGATTTACAACCGCTGGCGCCCATTACCAACCCGGTAGAAATGGCCGAAACCATCGACAATGTGCTGAACAAACTGCGGGCCGATGCAGTGTATCGCAGCATGTTTACAGCAGCATTTGGTAGTGAAGAGATCAACACCAAACGCATGACGCAGGCTCTCAGCCAGTTTATGCTTACCATGGTAAGTGCCAATAGCAAATACGATAAAGTAATGCGTGGTGAAGCGACGTTCAACCTGCCTGAAAGTTTGGGCTACGATATCTTCAAACAGAAATGTGCCAGCTGCCACAAGGAGCCCTTGTTTACCGACCTCAGCTATCGCAACACCGGCATACCGATGGATGCCGTGCTGCAAGACAAAGGCCGGATGCGTATTACCCAAAACCCGGCCGATAGCCTCAAGTTTCGGGTGCCTTCGTTGCGCAACATAATGGTGAGCAGCTACTACGGGCACGATGGCCGTTTTTTTGATGTGTACCAAGTGCTGGAGCACTACAACAGCGGCATTATCAACGGGCCCACCACCGACCCGCTGGTGAAAAATAAAATACCCCTTTCCAATTTTGAAAAGGGGCAGTTGGTAGCCTTTTTATCCGCACTAACGGACTCTGCCTTTCTGAAAAACAAAAAGCTGGCGCAGCCTTAA
- a CDS encoding MbnP family protein, protein MKQLASLFLLTILVALGCRKKSDTAATDVPVSISIQHAAGAAPLQLGTQVTIASGDPVTINVFKYYLSNFSVVYDNNEEQQIPDSYFLVDEANAASKSFSIPVKAGQVKTLRFWIGVDSTRNVSGVQTGALDPANGMFWTWNSGYIFAKLEGRSFVSTAPLQAVTYHIGGFRTGQNALRQVSIPFSSSLPITTGSRFNIILQADALKWFTGAANISIATESTTMEPGALALKIANNYANMFSLKEVQY, encoded by the coding sequence ATGAAACAACTTGCTTCACTCTTTTTGCTAACAATACTTGTAGCCCTGGGTTGCCGAAAAAAATCGGACACTGCGGCTACTGATGTTCCGGTAAGCATCAGCATACAACATGCAGCCGGTGCAGCACCCTTGCAATTGGGCACACAGGTGACCATTGCCTCCGGCGATCCGGTCACCATTAATGTGTTCAAATATTATCTCTCCAACTTTTCGGTGGTGTACGACAATAATGAAGAGCAACAAATACCGGACAGCTATTTTCTGGTAGATGAAGCCAATGCAGCATCCAAATCATTTAGCATACCTGTAAAAGCCGGTCAGGTAAAAACCTTACGCTTTTGGATTGGTGTAGACAGTACCCGCAATGTAAGCGGCGTTCAAACCGGAGCGTTGGACCCTGCCAATGGTATGTTTTGGACCTGGAATAGCGGCTACATTTTTGCCAAGCTCGAAGGCCGTTCGTTTGTGAGCACGGCGCCGCTGCAAGCGGTTACTTACCACATTGGCGGTTTCCGTACCGGGCAAAATGCATTGCGGCAGGTGAGCATTCCATTCAGTTCATCTTTACCTATTACCACCGGCAGTCGCTTCAATATCATTTTGCAGGCCGATGCACTCAAATGGTTTACCGGTGCCGCAAATATTTCCATTGCAACCGAAAGCACCACCATGGAGCCGGGTGCTCTGGCGTTGAAAATAGCCAACAACTACGCCAACATGTTTTCACTCAAAGAAGTGCAGTATTAA
- a CDS encoding helix-turn-helix domain-containing protein has product MFGQILSQMAYSKKKIATVGEQLRSEREVAKLSLREVGMHTGIDTSLLGKIERNERHPTKEQIKQLAAFFKINEKELIKELISDQLAFKILSEDIDIDTFRVAEDKVEYLKSNYDGKKN; this is encoded by the coding sequence ATGTTTGGACAAATATTGTCCCAAATGGCATATTCAAAGAAAAAAATAGCAACCGTTGGTGAACAACTCAGGTCTGAAAGAGAGGTAGCGAAACTTTCACTAAGAGAAGTTGGAATGCATACGGGAATAGACACATCACTTCTAGGTAAAATCGAGAGAAATGAAAGACACCCAACGAAGGAACAGATTAAGCAGTTAGCTGCATTTTTTAAAATAAATGAGAAAGAATTGATAAAAGAGCTGATTAGTGACCAACTAGCTTTTAAAATTTTATCAGAGGATATTGATATTGATACTTTCAGAGTAGCAGAGGATAAAGTTGAATATTTAAAATCTAATTACGATGGGAAAAAAAATTAG
- the dcm gene encoding DNA (cytosine-5-)-methyltransferase, giving the protein MGKKIRVVELFAGVGGFRLGLEGWRNKSACSGYTKNLKQTYEVIWSNQWEPSTKAQHASYVYEHRFGKEGHCNKDISTVDVSEIPDHDLLVGGFPCQDYSVATTLKNSKGLIGKKGVLWWSIHKILSEKLNKPKYVFLENVDRLINSPSNQRGRDFAIILKSLGDLGYAVEWRIINAADYGMPQRRRRIFILAYLKSTSIYNSIKKQRPLDWILYDGTLATAFPITSVQTLFPKEFELKEDIVDISSKFNIDGGESIFENSGLFINGVVTTLKSSPVFNGNSTVLGDIILNGEVTDEFYIDECDLQKWRILKGPKNQVRINADGHEYKYSEGGMVFPDPLDRPSRTIITGEGGASPSRFKHVIKTIKGFRRLSPIELERLNMFPDNHTKLDGISNSKRAFFMGNALVVGVIEKIGIALNEKVQEVANVRLKNQIESLID; this is encoded by the coding sequence ATGGGAAAAAAAATTAGAGTTGTTGAGCTTTTTGCGGGAGTTGGTGGATTTAGATTAGGTCTAGAAGGTTGGAGAAATAAATCAGCTTGCTCTGGATATACAAAAAATTTAAAGCAAACCTATGAAGTCATTTGGAGCAATCAATGGGAGCCATCTACAAAAGCCCAACATGCATCTTATGTTTATGAACATCGATTTGGAAAAGAGGGACATTGTAATAAGGATATATCGACTGTTGATGTAAGTGAAATTCCAGATCATGACTTACTTGTTGGTGGCTTTCCATGTCAAGATTATTCTGTTGCAACTACTCTCAAAAACTCAAAAGGTTTGATCGGAAAAAAAGGAGTTCTTTGGTGGTCAATACATAAAATTCTGAGTGAGAAACTTAATAAGCCAAAATATGTATTCCTTGAAAATGTTGATAGACTCATTAATTCACCATCAAATCAACGTGGCAGAGATTTCGCAATAATATTAAAGAGCTTAGGTGACTTGGGGTATGCAGTTGAGTGGAGGATAATAAACGCAGCGGATTATGGAATGCCACAAAGAAGAAGAAGGATTTTCATTTTAGCGTATTTAAAGTCAACTTCAATTTACAATTCCATTAAAAAACAACGCCCACTGGATTGGATACTATATGATGGTACGCTTGCTACAGCATTTCCTATTACTTCGGTTCAAACGTTATTCCCAAAAGAATTTGAACTAAAAGAAGATATTGTGGACATATCGTCTAAATTCAATATTGATGGTGGGGAATCAATTTTTGAAAACTCTGGACTTTTTATAAATGGAGTTGTAACGACATTAAAATCTTCTCCTGTATTTAATGGCAATTCAACGGTTCTAGGAGATATAATTCTTAATGGGGAAGTAACTGACGAGTTTTATATTGACGAATGTGATTTGCAAAAATGGCGTATTCTTAAAGGACCTAAAAATCAGGTACGTATTAATGCTGACGGTCATGAATATAAGTATAGTGAAGGAGGAATGGTTTTTCCTGATCCGTTAGACAGACCTTCAAGAACTATAATAACGGGCGAAGGTGGAGCATCTCCCTCTAGATTCAAACACGTTATTAAAACTATTAAAGGGTTTAGAAGACTTTCACCTATTGAGCTAGAAAGACTAAATATGTTTCCTGATAATCATACTAAATTGGATGGCATATCAAATTCAAAAAGAGCATTCTTTATGGGTAATGCTTTAGTTGTTGGTGTTATTGAAAAAATTGGAATTGCTCTTAACGAAAAAGTTCAAGAAGTTGCAAACGTTCGATTAAAGAATCAAATTGAATCTTTAATCGATTAA
- a CDS encoding BglII/BstYI family type II restriction endonuclease, whose protein sequence is MKYITHSHRNGQIIFQDPSYKDIWDNIHYVITSITDEDLIIQHNKYVGKMSLSHAINHLLKERFISEGWIPESPIFQNDNYQGDKWRLDFAKAPVSIEVGFNHGEAISWNLLKPVMASELNHISKAIQTELAVVITATSELKQAGAFDSAVGEFEKYLDYLLPMQNQLTTPMVLIGLLPPEGFIIEKIKDPITKRHSGVVKRIQ, encoded by the coding sequence ATGAAATACATCACTCATTCACACAGAAATGGGCAAATAATTTTTCAAGACCCAAGCTATAAAGACATTTGGGACAATATACATTATGTAATAACCAGCATAACAGATGAAGATTTAATAATACAGCATAACAAATATGTTGGCAAAATGAGTTTGTCTCATGCTATAAATCACTTACTAAAAGAACGGTTTATTTCTGAAGGCTGGATTCCAGAGTCTCCAATTTTCCAAAATGATAATTATCAAGGTGATAAATGGAGACTTGACTTTGCAAAAGCACCAGTATCAATTGAAGTAGGATTTAATCATGGTGAAGCAATTTCATGGAATTTGCTTAAGCCTGTAATGGCAAGTGAGCTAAACCATATTAGTAAAGCAATTCAAACTGAACTTGCTGTAGTAATTACTGCAACAAGTGAGCTAAAGCAAGCAGGAGCATTCGATAGTGCCGTTGGCGAATTTGAAAAATATCTTGATTACCTTCTACCAATGCAAAATCAGCTTACAACTCCAATGGTATTGATTGGACTGCTTCCACCTGAAGGCTTTATCATTGAGAAGATAAAAGACCCAATTACTAAAAGACATTCGGGTGTTGTCAAACGAATTCAATAG